In Dryobates pubescens isolate bDryPub1 chromosome 6, bDryPub1.pri, whole genome shotgun sequence, a genomic segment contains:
- the ZBTB2 gene encoding zinc finger and BTB domain-containing protein 2 isoform X2, whose translation MDLANHGLILLQQLNAQREFGFLCDCTVAIGDVYFKAHKSVLASFSNYFKMLFVHQTSECVRLKATDIQPDIFSYLLHLMYTGKMAPQLIDPVRLEQGIKFLHAYPLIQEASLASQGTFSHPDQVFPLASSLYGIQIADHQIRHPTKVTSTTDKLGREPRPQASRMNHEQVSEGSQLSQLGTTLPQVNRTNMSTSDPLPSSLSPELVSAAGNNSPAGEEANMEASSSDEQPASLTIAHVKPSIMKRNGSFPKYYACHLCGRRFNLRSSLREHLQIHTGVPFTSSQQGESNISLSLCNNTADKDAVEVPEAGMISDSELQQISDSPIIDGQQQSETPPPSDIADIDNLEQADQEREVKRRKYECSICGRKFIQKSHWREHMYIHTGKPFKCSTCDKSFCRANQAARHVCLNQSMDTYTMVDKQTLELCTFEEGSQMDNMLVQTNKPYKCNLCDKTFSTPNEVVKHSCQNQNSVFTLEEDRSILLGGGDTEATETDNAVLASIKKEQEAVLLD comes from the exons ATGGATTTGGCCAACCATGGACTTATTCTGCTGCAGCAACTAAATGCTCAGAGAGAGTTCGGTTTCCTGTGTGACTGCACAGTTGCCATTGGTGATGTCTACTTCAAGGCACACAAATCAGTCCTTGCTTCTTTCTCCAACTACTTCAAGATGTTGTTTGTTCATCAAACCAG TGAATGTGTCCGTTTGAAAGCAACTGACATACAACCAGATATCTTCAGTTATCTTCTACATTTGATGTACACCGGGAAGATGGCACCGCAACTCATTGACCCAGTTCGACTAGAACAAGGAATAAAGTTTCTGCATGCATATCCACTAATTCAAGAGGCCAGCCTTGCAAGTCAGGGAACTTTTTCTCACCCGGATCAAGTTTTTCCATTAGCATCTTCATTATATGGCATTCAGATTGCAGATCACCAGATAAGACATCCCACTAAGGTTACGTCGACGACTGACAAACTCGGGCGAGAACCAAGGCCACAGGCATCACGAATGAACCACGAGCAGGTTTCTGAAGGCTCACAGCTCTCACAGCTAGGTACAACTCTGCCACAAGTGAACAGGACAAATATGTCCACTTCTGACCCATTGCCATCTTCTTTATCTCCAGAGTTGGTATCTGCTGCTGGTAATAACTCACCTgcaggagaagaggccaacatgGAAGCATCTTCTTCAGATGAACAGCCTGCCTCACTCACAATAGCACATGTCAAGCCGAGCATTATGAAAAGGAATGGAAGCTTCCCAAAATACTATGCCTGCCACCTCTGCGGCCGTCGGTTCAATTTGCGAAGTAGTTTGCGTGAGCACCTGCAGATCCACACGGGAGTCCCCTTCACATCTAGCCAGCAGGGAGAAAGTAATATTTCTTTGTCCCTCTGCAACAACACAGCCGATAAAGATGCTGTGGAAGTACCTGAAGCAGGGATGATTAGTGACAGCGAACTGCAGCAGATCTCAGACTCCCCAATAATTGATGGGCAGCAGCAGTCAGAGACACCACCACCCTCTGATATTGCAGACATAGACAACTTGGAGCAGGCAGATCAAGAGAGGGAAGTAAAACGACGGAAATACGAATGTTCCATCTGTGGTCGCAAATTTATTCAGAAAAGCCACTGGAGGGAGCACATGTACATACACACTGGCAAGCCCTTCAAGTGCAGCACTTGTGACAAAAGCTTTTGTAGGGCTAACCAGGCTGCCAGGCATGTGTGCCTAAACCAGAGCATGGACACGTACACAATGGTGGACAAACAGACTCTGGAACTCTGTACTTTTGAGGAAGGCAGTCAAATGGACAACATGTTAGTACAGACCAACAAGCCCTACAAATGTAACTTGTGTGACAAAACATTTTCAACTCCTAATGAAGTAGTCAAACATTCGTGCCAAAATCAAAACTCTGTCTTTACACTAGAAGAAGATCGCTCCATTCTGCTAGGTGGTGGGGACACAGAAGCCACAGAGACTGATAATGCAGTGCTAGCCTCCATCAAAAAGGAGCAGGAAGCAGTGTTGTTAGACTGA
- the ZBTB2 gene encoding zinc finger and BTB domain-containing protein 2 isoform X1 gives MEIICFSECKKMDLANHGLILLQQLNAQREFGFLCDCTVAIGDVYFKAHKSVLASFSNYFKMLFVHQTSECVRLKATDIQPDIFSYLLHLMYTGKMAPQLIDPVRLEQGIKFLHAYPLIQEASLASQGTFSHPDQVFPLASSLYGIQIADHQIRHPTKVTSTTDKLGREPRPQASRMNHEQVSEGSQLSQLGTTLPQVNRTNMSTSDPLPSSLSPELVSAAGNNSPAGEEANMEASSSDEQPASLTIAHVKPSIMKRNGSFPKYYACHLCGRRFNLRSSLREHLQIHTGVPFTSSQQGESNISLSLCNNTADKDAVEVPEAGMISDSELQQISDSPIIDGQQQSETPPPSDIADIDNLEQADQEREVKRRKYECSICGRKFIQKSHWREHMYIHTGKPFKCSTCDKSFCRANQAARHVCLNQSMDTYTMVDKQTLELCTFEEGSQMDNMLVQTNKPYKCNLCDKTFSTPNEVVKHSCQNQNSVFTLEEDRSILLGGGDTEATETDNAVLASIKKEQEAVLLD, from the exons ATGGAAATAATTTGCTTTTCAGAGTGTAAAAAGATGGATTTGGCCAACCATGGACTTATTCTGCTGCAGCAACTAAATGCTCAGAGAGAGTTCGGTTTCCTGTGTGACTGCACAGTTGCCATTGGTGATGTCTACTTCAAGGCACACAAATCAGTCCTTGCTTCTTTCTCCAACTACTTCAAGATGTTGTTTGTTCATCAAACCAG TGAATGTGTCCGTTTGAAAGCAACTGACATACAACCAGATATCTTCAGTTATCTTCTACATTTGATGTACACCGGGAAGATGGCACCGCAACTCATTGACCCAGTTCGACTAGAACAAGGAATAAAGTTTCTGCATGCATATCCACTAATTCAAGAGGCCAGCCTTGCAAGTCAGGGAACTTTTTCTCACCCGGATCAAGTTTTTCCATTAGCATCTTCATTATATGGCATTCAGATTGCAGATCACCAGATAAGACATCCCACTAAGGTTACGTCGACGACTGACAAACTCGGGCGAGAACCAAGGCCACAGGCATCACGAATGAACCACGAGCAGGTTTCTGAAGGCTCACAGCTCTCACAGCTAGGTACAACTCTGCCACAAGTGAACAGGACAAATATGTCCACTTCTGACCCATTGCCATCTTCTTTATCTCCAGAGTTGGTATCTGCTGCTGGTAATAACTCACCTgcaggagaagaggccaacatgGAAGCATCTTCTTCAGATGAACAGCCTGCCTCACTCACAATAGCACATGTCAAGCCGAGCATTATGAAAAGGAATGGAAGCTTCCCAAAATACTATGCCTGCCACCTCTGCGGCCGTCGGTTCAATTTGCGAAGTAGTTTGCGTGAGCACCTGCAGATCCACACGGGAGTCCCCTTCACATCTAGCCAGCAGGGAGAAAGTAATATTTCTTTGTCCCTCTGCAACAACACAGCCGATAAAGATGCTGTGGAAGTACCTGAAGCAGGGATGATTAGTGACAGCGAACTGCAGCAGATCTCAGACTCCCCAATAATTGATGGGCAGCAGCAGTCAGAGACACCACCACCCTCTGATATTGCAGACATAGACAACTTGGAGCAGGCAGATCAAGAGAGGGAAGTAAAACGACGGAAATACGAATGTTCCATCTGTGGTCGCAAATTTATTCAGAAAAGCCACTGGAGGGAGCACATGTACATACACACTGGCAAGCCCTTCAAGTGCAGCACTTGTGACAAAAGCTTTTGTAGGGCTAACCAGGCTGCCAGGCATGTGTGCCTAAACCAGAGCATGGACACGTACACAATGGTGGACAAACAGACTCTGGAACTCTGTACTTTTGAGGAAGGCAGTCAAATGGACAACATGTTAGTACAGACCAACAAGCCCTACAAATGTAACTTGTGTGACAAAACATTTTCAACTCCTAATGAAGTAGTCAAACATTCGTGCCAAAATCAAAACTCTGTCTTTACACTAGAAGAAGATCGCTCCATTCTGCTAGGTGGTGGGGACACAGAAGCCACAGAGACTGATAATGCAGTGCTAGCCTCCATCAAAAAGGAGCAGGAAGCAGTGTTGTTAGACTGA